A genome region from Myxocyprinus asiaticus isolate MX2 ecotype Aquarium Trade chromosome 12, UBuf_Myxa_2, whole genome shotgun sequence includes the following:
- the p4hb gene encoding protein disulfide-isomerase gives MLKLLIVCALAAVSAADIPEEEDVLVLKKSNFEEALKTYPNILVEFYAPWCGHCKALAPEYAKAAGMLKAEGSDIKLGKVDATEESEFAQEFGVRGYPTIKFFKGGEKENPKEYSAGRQADDIVNWLKKRTGPAAIILSDVTHAESLIADNEVAVIGFFKDVESESAKAFFKTAEAVDDVPFGITSDDAVFSKFEVAMDGVVLFKKFDEGRNTFDGEISKDKLLNFIKANQLPLVIEFTEQTAPKIFGGDIKSHILMFVSKAAKDFQEKMDQFKKAAEGFKGKILFIFIDSDVDDNQRILEFFGLKKEECPAIRLITLEEEMTKYKPDFSDITAENIIAFCTAFTEGKIKPHLMSQDIPEDWDKNPVKVLVGKNFEEVAFNPAKNVFVEFYAPWCGHCKQLAPIWDQLGEKFKDNSDVIVAKMDSTANEIEAVKVHSFPTLKFFPAGEDHKVIDYNGDRTLDGFTKFLESGGKEGGAPAGDDEDEESDDLDDVEEDDSDVEEGHDEL, from the exons ATGCTGAAGTTGTTGATTGTGTGCGCGCTGGCCGCTGTGAGCGCGGCTGACATCCCCGAGGAGGAGGACGTGCTCGTTCTGAAGAAAAGTAACTTCGAGGAggcactcaaaacttaccctaaTATCCTCGTGGAGTTTT ATGCACCATGGTGTGGGCACTGCAAGGCCCTGGCCCCAGAATATGCCAAAGCAGCTGGTATGCTGAAAGCAGAAGGCTCTGACATCAAACTAGGTAAAGTAGATGCCACAGAAGAGTCTGAATTCGCTCAGGAGTTTGGTGTTCGAGGGTATCCCACCATCAAGTTCTTCAAGGGAGGAGAGAAGGAGAACCCCAAAGAGTATTCTG CTGGTCGACAGGCTGATGACATCGTCAACTGGCTGAAAAAGCGAACTGGTCCTGCAGCCATTATTTTAAGTGATGTTACACATGCAGAGTCCCTTATTGCAGATAATGAGGTTGCTGTTATTGGCTTCTTTAAG GATGTTGAATCGGAGAGTGCAAAGGCCTTCTTTAAAACCGCAGAGGCTGTGGACGATGTCCCCTTCGGCATCACCTCTGATGACGCAGTCTTTTCAAAGTTTGAAGTTGCCATGGATGGTGTTGTGCTGTTTAAGAAG TTCGATGAGGGTCGCAACACATTCGATGGGGAGATCAGCAAAGACAAGCTCCTGAACTTCATCAAGGCCAACCAACTTCCTCTGGTCATTGAGTTCACAGAGCAG ACTGCTCCCAAAATCTTTGGAGGTGATATCAAGTCCCACATCCTAATGTTTGTGTCCAAAGCGGCCAAAGACTTTCAGGAAAAGATGGACCAATTTAAGAAAGCAGCAGAGGGCTTCAAAGGCAAG ATTCTCTTCATCTTTATTGACAGTGATGTGGACGATAACCAGCGAATCCTGGAATTTTTTGGTCTGAAGAAGGAAGAGTGCCCAGCCATCCGCCTTATCACCCTAGAGGAAGAGATGACCAAATACAAACCAGATTTCTCTGACATTACAGCAGAGAACATCATTGCCTTCTGCACAGCCTTCACAGAAGGGAAAATAAAG CCTCATCTGATGAGTCAGGACATTCCTGAAGACTGGGATAAGAACCCCGTCAAGGTCTTGGTGGGCAAGAACTTTGAGGAGGTTGCCTTCAACCCTGCCAAGAATGTGTTTGTAGAGtttt ATGCCCCATGGTGTGGTCACTGTaaacagctggcccccatctgGGATCAGTTGGGTGAGAAATTTAAAGACAATTCAGACGTCATTGTGGCCAAGATGGACTCCACAGCCAATGAGATTGAAGCTGTCAAAGTGCATAGCTTCCCTACTCTCAAGTTCTTCCCTGCTGGCGAGGACCATAAG GTAATTGACTACAATGGTGACAGAACACTAGATGGATTCACAAAGTTTTTGGAGAGTGGAGGAAAAGAAGGTGGGGCACCAGCTGGAGACGATGAGGATGAGGAATCAGAT GATCTTGATGATGTAGAAGAGGATGATTCAGATGTGGAAGAAGGACACGATGAGTTATAA
- the ppp1r27b gene encoding protein phosphatase 1 regulatory subunit 27b, with the protein MKYYQCPVTQTVHYEGCNPTASGPLACSRSRPSVKPVRNVHFPNDIVFQDYVRQGELERIGRFLTTRRVSLETIYHSGMAAIHEAVLSGNLECVKLLVKYGADITQRDEDGWTPLHMACSDGFPEIAKYLLSLGADTVAENDCGERPADLIDPDCKELLELFGVGGD; encoded by the exons ATGAAGTACTACCAGTGTCCAGTGACCCAGACGGTCCACTATGAGGGCTGCAACCCAACAGCCTCTGGCCCACTGGCATGTTCTCGTTCTCGGCCTTCTGTCAAACCTGTTCGCAATGTTCACTTTCCCAACGACATAGTCTTCCAGGATTATGTCCGTCAAGGAGAGCTGGAGAGAATTGGACGCTTCCTTACAACCAGGAGAGTGAGTCTAGAAACCATCTATCATTCAG GCATGGCAGCCATACATGAGGCAGTCCTATCTGGGAACCTGGAGTGTGTGAAGCTTCTGGTAAAATATGGGGCTGACATAACCCAGAGAGACGAAGACGGATGGACTCCCCTTCACATGGCCTGCAGTGATGGCTTTCCAGAGATAGCTAA GTATTTGCTTTCCCTGGGTGCTGACACTGTGGCTGAAAATGACTGTGGGGAGAGGCCTGCTGACCTTATTGACCCAGACTGCAAAGAGCTGCTTGAACTCTTCGGAGTTGGAGGAGACTGA